A region of Plutella xylostella chromosome 29, ilPluXylo3.1, whole genome shotgun sequence DNA encodes the following proteins:
- the LOC105387644 gene encoding E3 ubiquitin-protein ligase SINA-like 11 isoform X2: MPKVTLSTLLETDHYESLIKELTCTKCKKYMKPPLHLCVDGHSICGLCFEKSYQCHVCKKELSPIRPLVLESLAHKVLFPCTNAGCPRHATLPQLEKHAANCQFRIINCFMARVYGDCNWEGKAGDWMDHCFEKHTGKVTELPFITVRDKWNPKRSEPVINYFLMKCYEKVFNVYQIYDRRGGRMMWTVLVNDDNPETYYFEVDLFLPNNPIKKIVYRRPCKSERDADFLEHTQNVYIPVENVFSMLDDNEAINFIVRIGEAENLPLLETPAQSGSLVLLQNSDEHRENHIQPQ, translated from the exons ATGCCCAAAG TAACGCTGAGCACGCTGCTCGAGACGGACCACTACGAGAGTCTGATCAAGGAGCTGACGTGCACGAAATGCAAGAAGTACATGAAGCCGCCGCTCCATCTGTGCGTGGACGGACACAGCATCTGCGGGCTGTGCTTCGAGAAGAGCTACCAGTGCCATGTGTGCAAG AAAGAGCTGTCCCCAATCCGGCCGCTGGTACTCGAGTCCCTGGCGCATAAAGTGCTGTTCCCGTGCACCAACGCGGGCTGCCCGCGCCACGCCACGCTGCCGCAGCTCGAGAAGCACGCCGCCAACTGCCAGTTCCGGATCATCAACTGCTTCATGGCCAGGGTTTACG GTGACTGCAACTGGGAGGGCAAGGCCGGCGACTGGATGGACCACTGCTTCGAGAAGCACACGGGCAAGGTCACTGAACTGCCCTTCATCACCGTCCGGGACAAGTGGAACCCCAAGCGGAGCGAGCCCGTCATCAACTACTTCCTCATGAAGTGCTATGAGAAGGTGTTCAATGTCTACCAAATTTACGATAGGAGGGGTG gcaGAATGATGTGGACGGTGCTTGTCAACGATGATAATCCTGAAACCTACTATTTCGAAGTGGATCTCTTTCTACCAAACAATCCTATCAAGAAAATCGTTTACAG ACGTCCATGCAAGAGCGAGAGAGATGCAGATTTCTTGGAGCACACCCAAAACGTATACATTCCTGTAGAGAACGTGTTCTCTATGCTTGATGACAACGAAGCTATCAACTTTATTGTGAGAATCG GAGAGGCCGAGAACCTGCCCCTCCTTGAGACTCCGGCTCAGAGTGGCAGCCTCGTGCTCCTTCAGAACAGCGACGAGCACAGGGAGAATCACATCCAGCCACAgtga
- the LOC105387644 gene encoding E3 ubiquitin-protein ligase SINA-like 11 isoform X1: MSSTTSLDGKRLTLSTLLETDHYESLIKELTCTKCKKYMKPPLHLCVDGHSICGLCFEKSYQCHVCKKELSPIRPLVLESLAHKVLFPCTNAGCPRHATLPQLEKHAANCQFRIINCFMARVYGDCNWEGKAGDWMDHCFEKHTGKVTELPFITVRDKWNPKRSEPVINYFLMKCYEKVFNVYQIYDRRGGRMMWTVLVNDDNPETYYFEVDLFLPNNPIKKIVYRRPCKSERDADFLEHTQNVYIPVENVFSMLDDNEAINFIVRIGEAENLPLLETPAQSGSLVLLQNSDEHRENHIQPQ; this comes from the exons ATGTCGTCGACGACTTCACTCGACGGGAAGAGAT TAACGCTGAGCACGCTGCTCGAGACGGACCACTACGAGAGTCTGATCAAGGAGCTGACGTGCACGAAATGCAAGAAGTACATGAAGCCGCCGCTCCATCTGTGCGTGGACGGACACAGCATCTGCGGGCTGTGCTTCGAGAAGAGCTACCAGTGCCATGTGTGCAAG AAAGAGCTGTCCCCAATCCGGCCGCTGGTACTCGAGTCCCTGGCGCATAAAGTGCTGTTCCCGTGCACCAACGCGGGCTGCCCGCGCCACGCCACGCTGCCGCAGCTCGAGAAGCACGCCGCCAACTGCCAGTTCCGGATCATCAACTGCTTCATGGCCAGGGTTTACG GTGACTGCAACTGGGAGGGCAAGGCCGGCGACTGGATGGACCACTGCTTCGAGAAGCACACGGGCAAGGTCACTGAACTGCCCTTCATCACCGTCCGGGACAAGTGGAACCCCAAGCGGAGCGAGCCCGTCATCAACTACTTCCTCATGAAGTGCTATGAGAAGGTGTTCAATGTCTACCAAATTTACGATAGGAGGGGTG gcaGAATGATGTGGACGGTGCTTGTCAACGATGATAATCCTGAAACCTACTATTTCGAAGTGGATCTCTTTCTACCAAACAATCCTATCAAGAAAATCGTTTACAG ACGTCCATGCAAGAGCGAGAGAGATGCAGATTTCTTGGAGCACACCCAAAACGTATACATTCCTGTAGAGAACGTGTTCTCTATGCTTGATGACAACGAAGCTATCAACTTTATTGTGAGAATCG GAGAGGCCGAGAACCTGCCCCTCCTTGAGACTCCGGCTCAGAGTGGCAGCCTCGTGCTCCTTCAGAACAGCGACGAGCACAGGGAGAATCACATCCAGCCACAgtga